A stretch of Candidatus Cloacimonadota bacterium DNA encodes these proteins:
- the pyrR gene encoding bifunctional pyr operon transcriptional regulator/uracil phosphoribosyltransferase PyrR has protein sequence MQFKSQIMDSAQMKRSIQRMAHEIIEQNRGLEKIRLVGIRSRGVPLANQLSDYLKLISNQEVPVGVLDITLYRDDLSTIAHQPVIKGSQLDFEIEDAIVVLVDDVLFTGRTVRAAIDALMDFGRPRNIQLAVLIDRGHRELPIKADYVGKNVPTSKEEIIKVALHEIDGEDSVKIVLA, from the coding sequence ATGCAATTTAAAAGCCAGATCATGGACAGCGCTCAGATGAAGCGCTCTATTCAGCGTATGGCACATGAGATCATCGAGCAAAACCGGGGCTTGGAAAAGATCCGCCTGGTTGGCATCCGCTCTCGTGGAGTCCCATTGGCAAATCAGCTTTCAGATTACCTAAAGCTCATCTCCAATCAGGAAGTGCCTGTGGGAGTCCTGGATATCACCCTGTATAGGGACGATCTTTCCACCATTGCCCATCAACCGGTAATCAAGGGCTCTCAACTGGATTTCGAGATCGAAGACGCCATTGTGGTGCTGGTGGACGATGTGCTCTTTACCGGAAGAACTGTACGTGCCGCCATCGATGCCTTGATGGATTTTGGGCGTCCGCGGAATATTCAACTGGCAGTGCTCATCGATAGAGGACACCGTGAATTGCCCATCAAAGCAGATTATGTGGGCAAAAACGTGCCTACTTCCAAAGAGGAAATCATCAAAGTAGCTCTCCATGAGATCGATGGAGAAGATAGTGTCAAAATCGTTTTGGCTTAA
- a CDS encoding pyruvate carboxylase subunit B: MDKHGILEMTKMRYEAHRPQASNPIKIQDLSFRDGHQSLFATRGRTEDMLHVAELMDQVGYYSMEVWGGATFDTMHRYLGEDPWERIRTLKKHITKTPFSMLLRGQNLVGYQNYADDVVEAFTQRACDNGIDIFRVFDALNDFRNFQTAVKIIKKNNKHFQGTICYSLTEQRMGGDIYNVDYYVSKAKQLEKMGADSICIKDMAGLIAPYDAYNLVLALKSAVKTPIHLHTHFTSGMGDLSLFKAIEAGVDIIDTCVGPYAYRTSHPGVEPLVISLLGTNRDTGFDIRLLNKIGKEMEKDIPKYMHFVDNTKFSIIDTDVIIHQTPGGMLSNLVNQLRQMDALDKLEDVFEEIPKVRKDLGQIPLVTPTSQIVGIQSVNNALFDTKDGEYSRITEQVKDLCYGLYGKTTLPIDKDLQTRALKGYPKGEKPITVRPGDVIPPAMEQVKKETEGLAKNLDDQLIVALYNITGKKFLRIKYGMDPMPEEMKARTLEEVEAEQELISKAKAGQVMVKPEAPAKPEDARQFDVFVDGSYYLVEVAEKGGTPRVISSRPAAPVAAPKPVSAPAPVASPAPAPAAKTAAPVVPGGESIDAPMPGMLVKYEKQVGEKVKRGETVLVLEAMKMYNNIPSPVDGTISAAPLSAGTNVSKGDVLAVITAD, from the coding sequence ATGGATAAACACGGCATCCTCGAAATGACCAAGATGCGTTATGAAGCTCATCGGCCTCAAGCCAGTAATCCTATCAAAATACAAGACCTCAGCTTCCGCGACGGTCATCAATCGCTGTTTGCCACCAGAGGTAGAACAGAAGACATGCTGCATGTGGCAGAGCTGATGGATCAAGTAGGCTACTATTCCATGGAAGTATGGGGTGGAGCTACCTTCGATACCATGCACCGTTACCTTGGCGAAGATCCATGGGAACGCATCAGAACACTTAAAAAACACATCACCAAAACTCCTTTCTCCATGCTGTTGAGAGGACAGAACCTGGTGGGATATCAAAACTATGCTGATGATGTGGTGGAAGCATTTACCCAGCGCGCTTGCGACAATGGCATCGACATCTTCAGAGTATTTGACGCTCTGAACGACTTTCGTAATTTCCAAACCGCAGTGAAGATCATCAAAAAGAACAATAAACACTTTCAAGGCACCATCTGCTACTCCCTGACCGAGCAGCGAATGGGTGGCGATATCTATAATGTGGACTACTATGTAAGCAAAGCCAAACAACTGGAGAAGATGGGTGCGGACAGCATCTGCATCAAGGATATGGCGGGATTGATCGCGCCTTACGATGCATATAACCTAGTTTTGGCATTAAAATCCGCCGTGAAAACTCCCATCCATCTGCATACGCACTTCACCAGCGGTATGGGCGATCTCTCGCTATTCAAGGCCATTGAAGCCGGAGTGGACATCATCGATACCTGCGTGGGGCCGTATGCCTATCGCACCTCCCACCCCGGCGTGGAACCGCTGGTAATCAGCCTATTGGGTACAAATCGCGATACCGGTTTCGATATCAGACTACTGAATAAGATCGGCAAAGAGATGGAGAAAGACATCCCCAAATATATGCACTTTGTAGATAATACAAAGTTTTCCATCATCGATACAGATGTGATCATCCACCAAACTCCGGGCGGAATGCTTTCGAACCTGGTAAATCAATTGCGCCAGATGGACGCACTGGATAAGTTGGAAGATGTGTTTGAAGAGATTCCCAAAGTACGTAAGGACTTGGGACAGATTCCGCTGGTGACCCCTACCAGTCAGATAGTGGGTATCCAGAGTGTGAACAATGCACTGTTTGATACCAAAGACGGTGAATACTCACGCATCACAGAGCAGGTGAAGGATCTCTGCTACGGCCTGTATGGCAAAACCACATTACCGATCGATAAGGACTTGCAAACCAGAGCGCTAAAGGGCTATCCCAAAGGTGAGAAGCCCATCACAGTGCGCCCCGGCGATGTTATACCTCCGGCGATGGAGCAAGTGAAAAAAGAAACCGAAGGCTTGGCTAAAAACCTTGATGATCAGCTGATTGTAGCTCTTTATAACATAACTGGGAAGAAATTCCTGCGCATCAAATACGGAATGGATCCCATGCCGGAAGAGATGAAAGCCAGAACCCTGGAAGAGGTGGAAGCCGAGCAGGAATTGATATCCAAAGCCAAAGCCGGGCAAGTGATGGTAAAACCGGAAGCTCCGGCAAAACCGGAAGATGCGCGTCAGTTCGACGTCTTTGTGGATGGTAGCTACTATCTGGTGGAAGTTGCGGAAAAAGGTGGAACACCGAGAGTGATTTCCAGCCGACCAGCCGCTCCTGTGGCTGCACCTAAACCAGTATCTGCACCTGCTCCCGTTGCTTCTCCCGCACCTGCCCCTGCTGCAAAGACTGCCGCTCCAGTCGTTCCAGGCGGAGAGTCCATCGATGCGCCTATGCCCGGTATGCTGGTGAAGTACGAGAAACAAGTGGGAGAAAAGGTAAAGCGTGGCGAGACCGTGTTGGTATTGGAGGCTATGAAGATGTATAACAACATCCCCTCACCGGTGGATGGAACCATCAGTGCGGCTCCGCTGTCTGCCGGAACAAATGTAAGTAAAGGCGATGTCTTGGCCGTGATAACAGCCGATTAA
- the pyrF gene encoding orotidine-5'-phosphate decarboxylase, with translation MSKSFWLKYQNRYQELGSHVCVGLDSRLDLLPPCLQKADNPIWHFNRAIIDATADYATAYKPNLAFYLADGIRGLEALYKTVSYIPSQIPVILDCKVGDIGSTMQGYVEAFFKDIKVDAITINPLMGKDVLLPLLEHEGSFAFALALTSNPSADDFFHKADMRHKVASWLADFDESRLGAVVGATQVSHLQEMRMMMPGRLFLIPGVGAQGGDLDAVLRYAIDSPADPRILINSSRGIIFASRDTDFATVAGMKAKELYRACKG, from the coding sequence GTGTCAAAATCGTTTTGGCTTAAGTATCAGAACCGTTATCAAGAGCTGGGAAGCCATGTCTGCGTAGGCTTGGACTCCCGGCTCGATTTGCTGCCTCCTTGCTTGCAGAAGGCGGATAATCCGATCTGGCACTTCAATCGTGCCATCATCGATGCTACAGCGGACTATGCCACGGCATACAAACCCAATCTTGCCTTCTATCTGGCTGACGGCATCCGGGGGCTGGAAGCCTTGTATAAAACTGTGAGCTATATTCCCTCGCAGATCCCCGTGATTCTGGATTGTAAAGTGGGCGATATCGGCAGTACCATGCAAGGCTATGTAGAGGCGTTTTTCAAAGATATCAAGGTGGATGCCATCACTATCAATCCTTTGATGGGCAAAGATGTGCTTTTGCCTCTGCTGGAACATGAGGGCAGCTTTGCCTTTGCGCTGGCGCTCACATCAAACCCAAGTGCGGATGATTTCTTTCATAAAGCCGATATGAGACACAAAGTGGCATCGTGGCTGGCGGATTTTGATGAAAGCAGGTTGGGTGCAGTGGTGGGAGCTACTCAAGTGTCCCATCTGCAAGAAATGAGAATGATGATGCCGGGCAGGCTTTTTTTGATCCCCGGAGTAGGTGCGCAGGGAGGCGATTTGGATGCAGTACTACGGTATGCCATCGATAGTCCTGCAGATCCACGGATTCTCATCAATAGTTCCCGCGGTATCATCTTTGCTTCCCGGGATACGGATTTCGCAACTGTGGCAGGTATGAAAGCCAAAGAACTCTATAGGGCGTGTAAGGGCTGA
- a CDS encoding Wzz/FepE/Etk N-terminal domain-containing protein, with product MNELDLIEVIRIILKNKGLIIAIVSFAAIVAVVYSLLTPQIWKSEATFYALSDKDIELSASSASMSKLARDLMEQNMQNETMTAIDIINSRRLSEEVIHHFKLIEYFKLKSPDPLTNMDDALEKLKKVVQISFSEDNYLITLAVETKSRALSRDIADFYLSSLEAYLRQNRIVKGRQNRIFLEGRVNEIRHSIDSLRTEISKFQSKHHAVDLEEQSTQLIAQYSRLMTSKMKLEIELELASSNYPASSVIVQDILSQISITEKQIRDLEESDPEAPNKFQLDLSRLPSLSAKMALMQMNLNILMVVHDYVRPEYEKALLEEQKNLPQLEILDTPRKAGLRERPRRAVICIVTVFMATVFSILLAIVKEIIFSQPERLRELKHQLHEKQDSNL from the coding sequence ATGAACGAACTTGATCTCATTGAGGTCATCCGCATCATCCTGAAAAACAAGGGGCTGATCATCGCGATCGTGTCCTTCGCTGCGATTGTCGCAGTTGTTTATAGTCTGTTAACACCGCAGATTTGGAAGTCTGAAGCCACTTTTTACGCACTTAGCGACAAGGATATCGAGCTTTCCGCATCAAGCGCCTCGATGAGTAAACTCGCCCGGGATCTCATGGAGCAAAATATGCAAAATGAGACGATGACTGCCATCGACATCATAAATTCACGAAGGTTATCGGAAGAAGTGATTCACCATTTCAAACTGATTGAATACTTCAAACTCAAATCTCCCGATCCCCTTACAAACATGGACGATGCCCTGGAAAAGCTAAAAAAAGTCGTTCAGATCAGTTTTAGTGAAGACAACTATCTCATCACTCTGGCTGTGGAAACGAAGTCAAGAGCTCTTTCTCGGGATATCGCTGATTTCTACCTGAGCAGTTTGGAAGCATACCTGCGGCAAAACCGCATAGTGAAAGGCCGGCAAAACCGCATCTTTCTGGAAGGCAGAGTAAATGAGATCCGGCACTCTATAGACTCCCTGCGTACTGAGATCAGTAAGTTTCAAAGCAAGCATCACGCAGTGGATTTAGAGGAGCAATCCACACAATTGATCGCACAATACTCCCGGCTGATGACCTCCAAAATGAAGCTGGAGATCGAACTGGAGCTTGCCAGTTCAAACTATCCTGCATCATCTGTAATAGTGCAGGATATTCTCTCCCAAATCTCCATTACCGAAAAGCAGATCCGTGATCTGGAAGAGTCCGACCCTGAAGCCCCAAACAAGTTTCAACTGGATCTCTCCCGCCTGCCCTCGCTATCGGCAAAGATGGCGCTGATGCAGATGAATCTGAACATCCTGATGGTTGTGCACGATTATGTACGTCCGGAATACGAGAAAGCACTATTGGAAGAACAGAAGAATCTGCCCCAGCTCGAGATCCTGGATACTCCTCGCAAAGCGGGACTCAGGGAGCGGCCACGCCGTGCTGTAATCTGCATTGTCACCGTTTTCATGGCCACCGTTTTCTCGATTCTATTGGCCATCGTAAAAGAGATCATTTTTTCACAACCGGAACGTCTGCGCGAACTGAAACACCAGCTGCATGAAAAGCAAGACAGCAATCTATAG
- a CDS encoding LPP20 family lipoprotein, giving the protein MLNLVLISVLILPALAITNKPPEWIAAPSKYYPQDLYATAYGTGKTAEAAKANALSSLSGFLETRISSGLRVTEEAMEQRDAKKTTNKYSQHVSSDVRTYTVGSLQFAEIKESWYDESAHLWHALAAIERDKVLTHYSSIIDNNEQLIMLKMEARDQLPDTIKNYIQAQYLFQENKTNYFYYNAFTTSVTQNRYPSIREDYILQEIQRAKQQMPLSIIVRNDYDLQIENELKQTLKEHDFSLAPESNYRLIVDIELRESREMNKQHFVNLAATLMLMYKDTELFRVSASANQGDRNESGALKRSSKVLARKLSTEVLHAFGQQ; this is encoded by the coding sequence ATGCTAAATTTAGTACTTATATCGGTTTTGATTTTGCCCGCACTTGCCATAACCAACAAACCACCAGAATGGATTGCTGCTCCCTCAAAGTATTATCCTCAGGATTTATATGCCACAGCATACGGAACAGGAAAGACCGCCGAAGCAGCAAAAGCAAACGCCCTGTCAAGTCTCTCAGGATTCCTTGAGACCAGAATATCTTCTGGGCTCAGGGTTACTGAAGAAGCTATGGAACAACGGGATGCAAAAAAAACTACCAACAAGTACAGCCAGCATGTTTCTTCTGATGTAAGAACCTACACTGTGGGCAGTCTTCAATTTGCTGAGATCAAGGAAAGCTGGTACGATGAATCTGCTCACCTGTGGCATGCATTGGCGGCCATAGAAAGGGATAAGGTGCTGACCCATTACAGTAGCATAATCGACAACAACGAACAACTAATAATGCTCAAAATGGAAGCTCGCGATCAACTTCCGGATACGATCAAAAATTATATTCAAGCTCAGTATTTATTCCAGGAAAACAAAACGAACTACTTTTATTATAACGCTTTTACCACTTCAGTGACTCAGAACCGATATCCCAGCATCAGGGAAGACTACATCCTGCAGGAAATCCAAAGAGCAAAACAACAGATGCCCCTATCAATAATAGTTCGAAACGATTACGATCTGCAGATAGAGAATGAATTGAAACAGACTTTAAAAGAGCATGATTTCAGCCTTGCTCCGGAATCAAATTATCGATTGATCGTTGATATAGAGCTTCGGGAATCCCGAGAGATGAACAAACAGCACTTCGTAAATTTGGCAGCTACTTTGATGTTGATGTATAAAGATACAGAACTCTTCAGGGTATCTGCATCGGCAAATCAGGGCGATAGAAATGAAAGTGGAGCATTGAAACGCAGCAGTAAAGTCCTTGCACGTAAACTAAGCACCGAAGTACTCCACGCCTTCGGACAGCAATAG
- a CDS encoding DUF6056 family protein encodes MHFSTRILSLVCLIILLVVAFGVWQINRNTHYCSDDYLYSFKFNPGFAGEDHAGLEYERIQSVPDYLASLSNLYHTLTGRIVPHALLQFFLLFPTWVFDLFNTLAFIALSLLYGTWIAGRRHDLRIPLSLLAGMIYYLIVALSRRNFYYPAFSCNYLWTQVIVFGFLIPVRRLVQEQNAGAGGIPMAILMFVAGLITGDTNEPVIPALLLAMGVYLLIRLFISRRKLPLWYYSGMAGLLIGFMFLYFAPGNSGRAAYEAERAGSGAIGFSFANLFPIARGSLASIPIVLLGIWGLFRVDRSSLQQNWHSYLFLFLLYSGSIFALLFAPIYSSRMTLLYSGFLLLLCTQLFMANWKRKTGILALLILIVALPFTLRLYADYAWSQRTEKEYQLFLEQVEECPSDSCLVQPRGYHESLTDVNWAKPVATYYGKEYLGVTDEYSIELLENWKEPDYKQLYSPRQDGPVQLYGLRYVDHNSYGRSLYVLLKSEDIELHDLNVDLKSADLPDWLEPVMAHIPGELLYYLLPAVTIPRPLVATRMGEVTMYVLPMPIEDGKEDIMSIQVRRGRNRLMKFFLQDVIFH; translated from the coding sequence ATGCATTTCTCCACCAGGATACTCAGCCTTGTTTGCTTGATCATATTGCTTGTGGTAGCGTTTGGAGTATGGCAGATCAATCGCAACACTCATTATTGCTCCGACGACTATCTCTACAGTTTCAAGTTCAATCCCGGATTTGCAGGTGAGGATCACGCCGGACTGGAGTATGAAAGGATCCAAAGCGTTCCGGATTACCTAGCTTCATTAAGCAATCTTTATCACACTCTCACCGGCAGAATCGTACCGCATGCCCTATTGCAATTCTTCCTACTATTTCCCACGTGGGTCTTTGATTTGTTCAATACCCTGGCTTTTATAGCACTTAGTTTGCTGTATGGTACCTGGATAGCCGGGCGCAGACACGATCTAAGGATTCCGCTCAGTTTGCTTGCAGGCATGATATACTACCTGATAGTGGCCTTGAGCAGACGGAATTTCTATTATCCCGCTTTCAGTTGCAATTATCTGTGGACACAGGTTATAGTCTTCGGATTTCTGATCCCGGTGCGTAGATTGGTGCAGGAACAGAACGCCGGTGCGGGGGGGATCCCGATGGCGATATTGATGTTCGTGGCGGGATTGATCACCGGAGACACCAATGAACCGGTGATTCCCGCGTTACTATTGGCCATGGGCGTCTATCTGCTGATCAGGCTGTTTATCTCCCGGCGGAAATTGCCACTGTGGTATTACAGCGGCATGGCGGGCTTGCTGATAGGCTTCATGTTTCTATACTTTGCCCCGGGTAACAGCGGCAGGGCTGCTTATGAGGCAGAGAGAGCAGGAAGTGGTGCCATCGGATTCAGCTTTGCCAATCTGTTTCCCATCGCCCGGGGGAGTCTGGCATCGATACCAATAGTGTTACTTGGAATATGGGGTTTGTTCCGTGTGGATAGAAGCAGTCTTCAGCAAAACTGGCACAGCTATCTTTTCCTGTTTCTGCTCTATTCCGGCAGCATCTTTGCCCTGCTTTTTGCCCCAATCTATAGTAGCCGTATGACGCTTTTGTATTCTGGATTTCTGCTGCTCTTGTGCACTCAGCTTTTTATGGCTAATTGGAAGCGGAAAACGGGCATTCTCGCCCTTCTCATCCTGATCGTAGCGCTGCCATTTACGCTGAGGCTGTATGCGGATTATGCCTGGTCCCAGCGCACAGAAAAGGAGTATCAGCTTTTTTTGGAACAAGTGGAGGAGTGCCCTTCGGATTCGTGTCTGGTACAGCCCCGTGGCTATCATGAATCCCTCACGGATGTGAACTGGGCAAAGCCTGTTGCCACATATTATGGTAAAGAGTACCTGGGAGTAACTGACGAATACTCCATTGAGCTGTTGGAAAACTGGAAAGAACCGGATTACAAGCAGCTGTATTCGCCAAGGCAGGATGGTCCAGTGCAACTATATGGCTTGCGCTATGTGGATCACAATTCTTATGGCCGAAGCTTATATGTGTTGTTGAAAAGTGAGGATATTGAACTCCATGATTTGAATGTGGATCTGAAATCTGCCGACCTACCGGATTGGCTGGAGCCGGTAATGGCTCATATTCCAGGGGAGCTGCTTTACTACCTGCTGCCGGCAGTAACTATTCCCCGGCCTTTGGTGGCCACCCGGATGGGAGAAGTAACCATGTATGTGTTGCCGATGCCCATTGAGGATGGCAAGGAAGACATCATGAGCATCCAGGTAAGGCGGGGCAGAAACAGGCTAATGAAATTCTTCCTGCAGGATGTCATCTTCCACTGA
- a CDS encoding O-antigen ligase family protein, which translates to MKSKTAIYSLTGLAALSIVSASLGIGIVLQMQSTGTVVKALAFISFWLMFLLLRGITLPRMLVMVSTLFLLPMQLGFYFAMAMLILVLVADFRHVRPWKLLISYPLSFSVLIAFGIIALSKTYVEGGILYFVTSIVVPLLCFLVIGNSREDKPALDLWMRLISLVAIVVALFGIYIAITNPTERIGSTWSNAMTINGFYILAFFFCLGLALGAKLNQSRLFWLLGALIVFLGMLFTYTRMAMLAIVFGLGLLVFKYRRLRIWGFIAIALIPLVIPSSMMQRGEMVSMLDISILIRLIAWYKAIFVIADNPLTGIGFSTWKDIYHNMVPLPNLYAQHAHNVYINLFLEIGIIGTLAYIVIIFKSMLLYHLKAVKPKNDMVAFCVLTGMLSLLFACLTDIFIQQYAISLLFWITLALMVKESASHRKTGILSGR; encoded by the coding sequence ATGAAAAGCAAGACAGCAATCTATAGCCTCACCGGACTCGCGGCTCTTAGCATAGTTAGTGCCTCCTTAGGCATCGGTATTGTCCTTCAGATGCAGAGCACTGGTACTGTTGTGAAAGCTTTGGCATTTATCAGCTTTTGGCTGATGTTTTTACTACTTCGAGGCATCACTCTGCCTCGCATGCTGGTGATGGTAAGCACACTTTTTTTACTGCCCATGCAGCTTGGCTTCTACTTTGCAATGGCCATGTTAATCTTGGTTCTGGTAGCTGATTTCAGGCATGTACGCCCCTGGAAACTGTTGATTTCATACCCCCTTAGCTTCTCTGTCTTAATAGCATTTGGCATTATAGCTCTCAGCAAGACCTACGTGGAAGGAGGAATTTTATATTTTGTAACTAGCATTGTAGTCCCCCTGCTCTGTTTTTTGGTGATCGGTAATAGTAGGGAAGACAAACCTGCTTTGGATCTATGGATGCGTCTGATCAGCCTGGTAGCAATTGTTGTGGCGCTTTTTGGCATCTATATAGCTATAACAAATCCCACAGAACGGATCGGTTCTACCTGGTCAAACGCCATGACCATCAATGGTTTTTACATTCTGGCATTCTTCTTCTGCCTGGGCCTGGCTTTGGGGGCAAAGCTCAATCAATCGCGCCTGTTTTGGCTCTTAGGAGCGCTGATCGTTTTTTTGGGAATGCTGTTTACCTACACCCGGATGGCGATGTTGGCGATTGTATTCGGTTTGGGCTTATTGGTATTCAAGTACCGCCGCCTCCGGATATGGGGATTCATCGCCATAGCCCTGATCCCGCTGGTGATACCCTCCTCGATGATGCAGCGTGGAGAAATGGTCTCAATGCTGGATATCTCGATCCTGATCCGCCTGATAGCATGGTACAAAGCCATCTTTGTGATCGCAGACAATCCCTTGACCGGCATTGGATTCAGCACTTGGAAAGATATCTATCACAACATGGTTCCCCTGCCAAATCTATATGCGCAACACGCTCACAACGTATATATCAATCTGTTTCTGGAGATAGGCATTATCGGCACTCTGGCCTATATTGTCATCATCTTCAAAAGCATGCTATTATATCACTTGAAAGCCGTGAAGCCCAAGAACGATATGGTAGCATTTTGCGTGTTGACAGGGATGCTTTCCCTGCTTTTTGCCTGCCTCACCGATATATTTATACAACAGTATGCAATCAGTTTACTCTTTTGGATTACTCTGGCGCTTATGGTGAAAGAAAGTGCTTCCCATAGAAAAACGGGAATCCTCAGTGGAAGATGA
- a CDS encoding carboxyl transferase domain-containing protein, with translation MHTTKENIQKLKDKQQKIMQMGGEKAVAKQKAAGKLSARERLNLLFDPGTFRELDMFVSHRCDNFGMEKIEIPSDGVITGHGLVNGRHVFAFSQDFTARGGSLGEMHAAKICKVMDMALKSGVPCIGINDSGGARIQEGVDALKGYGDIFFRNSRASGVIPQITAIMGPCAGGAVYSPAMTDFVFMVKNTSFMFITGPDVIKAVTGEMTTQEELGGAMTHNSKSGNAHFACESDAEAIDQIKTLLSYLPANNMEDPPFVETADDPWRDCPELNDIIPDSSRMGYDMRDILKSVVDDGIFFEPHYYYAQNIIVGFARLAGRSVGIVASQPTVLAGCLDIDASDKATRFIRFCDSFNIPLITFVDVPGYLPGTNQEHSGIIRHGAKLLWCYSEATVPKLTVVTRKDYGGSYIAMSSRHLGADMVFAWPSAEIAVMGAQGAANVIFRKEIAAAEDQVAKRAEMIADYEERFNNPYVAASRGYVDAVILPSETRKRLVDALEVLSTKSESLPPKKHGNIPA, from the coding sequence ATGCATACTACAAAGGAGAATATCCAAAAGCTAAAGGACAAACAACAGAAGATAATGCAGATGGGTGGCGAAAAAGCCGTTGCCAAGCAGAAAGCAGCCGGAAAACTGAGCGCTCGCGAACGATTGAATCTGCTTTTTGATCCCGGGACTTTCAGGGAACTGGATATGTTTGTAAGTCACCGTTGTGACAACTTTGGCATGGAAAAGATCGAGATTCCTTCCGATGGCGTGATCACCGGTCACGGTTTGGTAAATGGTAGGCACGTCTTTGCCTTCTCACAGGATTTTACTGCCCGGGGGGGGTCCTTGGGCGAGATGCATGCTGCAAAGATCTGTAAAGTGATGGATATGGCGCTAAAGAGCGGAGTTCCTTGCATCGGGATCAACGATTCCGGCGGTGCCCGCATTCAAGAAGGTGTGGATGCCCTGAAGGGTTATGGCGACATCTTTTTCCGCAATTCACGTGCCAGCGGAGTGATCCCGCAGATTACCGCCATCATGGGGCCCTGTGCCGGTGGAGCAGTATATTCTCCTGCTATGACGGACTTTGTCTTTATGGTGAAAAACACCAGTTTCATGTTTATCACCGGCCCGGATGTGATCAAAGCCGTTACAGGCGAAATGACAACCCAGGAAGAGCTGGGAGGCGCCATGACTCATAATAGCAAGAGCGGAAATGCGCACTTTGCCTGTGAAAGCGATGCTGAAGCCATAGATCAGATCAAGACGCTATTGAGCTATCTGCCTGCGAACAATATGGAAGATCCTCCTTTTGTGGAGACGGCTGACGATCCCTGGAGGGATTGTCCGGAATTGAACGACATCATCCCGGATAGCTCCCGTATGGGTTATGATATGCGCGACATATTGAAGAGCGTGGTGGACGACGGCATATTCTTTGAACCGCACTACTATTATGCTCAAAACATCATCGTAGGCTTTGCGCGTTTGGCAGGGCGCAGCGTGGGTATCGTGGCAAGTCAGCCAACAGTGCTGGCAGGTTGCCTGGATATCGATGCCTCGGACAAGGCCACTCGCTTCATCCGCTTCTGCGATTCTTTCAATATCCCGCTGATTACTTTTGTCGATGTTCCCGGCTATCTGCCCGGGACCAATCAGGAACACAGCGGCATCATCCGTCATGGAGCCAAGCTGTTGTGGTGTTATTCCGAAGCGACGGTGCCCAAACTGACTGTGGTTACCCGAAAAGACTATGGTGGCAGCTACATCGCCATGAGTTCACGTCATTTGGGCGCAGATATGGTCTTTGCCTGGCCCTCTGCAGAGATTGCAGTGATGGGCGCACAGGGTGCGGCTAACGTTATCTTCCGCAAAGAGATTGCCGCGGCAGAAGATCAGGTGGCGAAGCGGGCGGAGATGATCGCTGATTATGAAGAACGCTTCAACAATCCTTATGTAGCAGCCTCCAGAGGTTATGTGGATGCGGTGATTCTGCCTTCGGAGACTCGCAAACGCCTGGTGGACGCTCTGGAAGTGTTAAGCACAAAGAGCGAGAGCTTGCCACCCAAGAAACACGGAAACATCCCCGCATGA